One part of the Diadema setosum chromosome 6, eeDiaSeto1, whole genome shotgun sequence genome encodes these proteins:
- the LOC140229722 gene encoding uncharacterized protein, which produces MKTTRTNGTATLIAILCLTSVFTIINCRIPDDVVVVDVRPVLLRGHQGKLRCEFYGPPYAVYWLKGVTFNDATTQVDWHRNLLSGDKYHAGLMTMDANYSLIIYTVSDDDAGRYYCRVSDHRGIIIRNYTDVSVKAPPPPDFLTVTGCSSSDCSLSYNPERTALQCQAVNVEQDLINIYWLPNGANQKQNYETVSKNDGTENIYANITLTAEMSGTFACVAEIKSTRSEVKRISVTIPAPTTTPIPTLSSTTITPTPPAVTSMKSPAMKWTGTKIGIRSINY; this is translated from the exons ATGAAGACAACGAGGACCAACGGAACGGCTACCCTCATCGCCATTTTATGCCTCACGTCAGTCTTTACAATAATTA ATTGTAGAATTCCAGATGATGTCGTAGTTGTTGATGTCCGTCCGGTTTTGCTGCGTGGTCATCAAGGGAAACTTCGATGTGAATTCTATGGGCCACCATATGCCGTATACTGGCTCAAAG GAGTCACTTTCAATGATGCAACCACCCAGGTCGACTGGCACCGGAATTTGCTCAGCGGTGATAAATATCACGCTGGGCTCATGACGATGGACGCTAATTATTCACTGATAATCTACACCGTTAGTGACGATGATGCCGGCCGCTATTACTGCAGGGTGTCTGATCACAGAGGCATTATCATTCGGAACTATACGGATGTGTCCGTGAAAG CTCCGCCCCCTCCTGATTTCCTCACGGTCACAGGATGTTCGAGTTCGGACTGCTCCTTGAGTTACAACCCAGAACGTACGGCACTGCAATGTCAGGCAGTTAACGTGGAGCAAGATCTCATCAACATATACTGGCTTCCCAATGGAGCCAATCAAAAGCAAAATTATGAGACTGTAAGCAAGAATGATGGAACAGAGAATATCTATGCGAACATAACTCTCACGGCAGAAATGAGCGGAACATTTGCCTGCGTGGCTGAAATAAAGTCCACCCGCTCCGAAGTGAAGCGAATATCTGTAACTATTCCAGCTCCCACAACGACTCCGATCCCAACCTTATCTTCAACAACCATTACGCCAACTCCGCCTGCAGTGACATCGATGAAATCGCCGGCTATGAAATGGACAGGAACCAAAATTGGTATTCGATCAATAAATTATTAA